A stretch of Hippoglossus hippoglossus isolate fHipHip1 chromosome 20, fHipHip1.pri, whole genome shotgun sequence DNA encodes these proteins:
- the sox32 gene encoding SRY-box transcription factor 32, which produces MRLSHDPSAFQRCANSSMFESDDSGSADVEPMSQVRSPSSGPPSPVSVNSDSSCHSPEAKSSSAQMRVRRPLNAFIIWTKEERRRLAQLNPDLENTDLSKILGKTWKAMSLAEKRPYMQEAERLRVQHTIDYPNYKYRPRRRKQLKKSSKLQTAEASMPSLCSQGLAVPYNLTYLLQNQQPNFPNSPAYPANFTTPLYSSYQNTLVYPDSAAAAAEAFSNKPVSYSNPAAYPAEHQLYFGGQQGHVQYGFPTGPHAEQGESRVYGGPLSPAGPSLEFYLEQVQMDMLYDLDRSEFEQYLGPAPHRPESVDPSSYHQQSSHREGRSVS; this is translated from the exons ATGCGTCTCAGCCACGACCCCTCTGCCTTCCAGCGCTGCGCAAACAGCTCCATGTTCGAGAGCGACGACTCCGGCTCCGCAGACGTGGAGCCGATGAGCCAGGTGCGGTCCCCGAGCTCGGGGCCCCCCAGCCCAGTGTCCGTGAACTCGGACTCCAGCTGCCACAGCCCCGAGGCCAAGTCTTCCTCCGCGCAGATGAGGGTGAGGAGGCCGCTGAACGCCTTCATCATCTGGACCAAAGAGGAGCGCAGGCGGCTGGCGCAGCTCAACCCAGACCTGGAGAACACGGACCTCAGCAAAATACTCG GAAAGACCTGGAAGGCCATGTCCCTGGCTGAGAAGCGTCCCTACATGCAGGAGGCCGAGCGGCTGAGGGTCCAGCACACCATCGATTATCCCAACTACAAGTACAGGCCGCGCCGGaggaagcagctgaagaagaGCTCCAAACTGCAGACGGCTGAGGCCTCCATGCCCTCGCTGTGCAGCCAGGGCCTCGCGGTGCCCTACAACCTCACCTACCTGCTCCAGAACCAGCAGCCGAACTTCCCCAACTCGCCCGCTTACCCAGCTAACTTCACCACCCCTCTGTACAGCAGCTACCAGAACACGCTGGTTTACCcagactcagcagcagcagcagcagaagcttTCTCCAATAAGCCGGTGTCGTACTCCAACCCGGCCGCTTACCCTGCAGAGCACCAGCTGTACTTCGGAGGTCAGCAGGGTCACGTGCAGTACGGCTTCCCCACAGGGCCCCACGCTGAGCAGGGGGAGTCCAGGGTTTACGGGGGCCCGCTGAGTCCGGCCGGGCCCTCCCTGGAGTTCTACCTGGAGCAGGTTCAGATGGACATGCTGTACGACCTGGACCGCAGCGAGTTCGAACAGTACCTGGGTCCCGCTCCGCACAGGCCCGAGTCAGTGGATCCCAGCAGCTAccaccagcagagcagccacAGAGAGGGACGCTCGGTGTCATGA
- the lypla1 gene encoding acyl-protein thioesterase 1 yields the protein MCGNNMSAPLPAIVPAARKATAAVIFLHGLGDTGHGWAEAFAGIRIPHVKYICPHAPTMPVSLNMRMSMPSWFDIYGLSPDADEDASGIKRASENLKALIDQEVRNGIPSHRIILGGFSQGGALSLYTALTTQQKLAGVVALSCWLPLRNSFPQASAHSANKDMHVLQCHGDADPLVPFMFGTQTSEKMKSLINPANVTFKSYRGLPHSACPEEMVDVKRFIEKQLPSISDE from the exons ATGTGCGGCAACAACATGTCAGCGCCTTTACCTGCCATCGTGCCTGCTGCCCGCAAAGCCACTGCGGCG GTGATATTTCTGCATGGCCTCGGTGATACTGG GCATGGCTGGGCAGAGGCTTTCGCAGGCATCAGGATACCACATGTGAAATACATCTGTCCACACGC TCCCACCATGCCTGTTTCTCTGAACATGAGAATGTCCATGCCTTCCTG GTTTGATATCTACGGGTTGAGCCCCGACGCAGATGAAGACGCGAGTGGTATCAAAAGAGCATCAGAGAACC ttAAAGCCTTGATAGACCAAGAGGTGAGGAATGGAATTCCTTCACACAGAATTATCCTGGGTGGTTTTTCACAG GGTGGAGCGTTGTCTCTCTACACGGCTCTGACAACTCAGCAGAAACTTGCAGGAGTGGTCGCTCTGAGCTGCTGGCTTCCTCTGCGCAACTCCTTCCCTCag GCGTCTGCCCACAGTGCTAACAAGGACATGCATGTGTTACAATGCCACGGAGATGCCGACCCCCTGGTCCCCTTTATGTTCGGCACCCAGACATCGGAGAAGATGAAAAGTCTCATCAATCCTGCCAACGTCACCTTCAAGTCGTACCGAGGACTACCTCACAGCGCCTGTCCAGAG GAAATGGTGGATGTCAAACGGTTCATCGAGAAGCAGCTTCCTTCCATCAGCGACGAATGA
- the mrpl15 gene encoding 39S ribosomal protein L15, mitochondrial translates to MSVPKLPGAKALGVLQTLPRITLANLRPEPGSKKEDRRRGRGQHGGNRSGRGHKGERQRGNRPRLGFEGGQTPFYLVIPKYGFNEGHSRRPQYQPLSLRRLQYLIDLGRVDTTQPIDLTQLVNGRGVTIQPLKRDYGVQLVDEGASKFAAKIHIEVQRASEGAIAAIERNGGVITTSFYDPISLGILIKPVPFFLRGQPIPKRMLPGQEMVQYYMDAENRGYMADPEKIQQARLALAQKYGYILPDISKDELYHMLSMRKDVRQIFFGLAPGWVVNMSEKKILKPTDEKLLKYYSS, encoded by the exons ATGTCTGTCCCTAAACTACCCGGAGCCAAAGCTTTAGGTGTTTTACAAACCTTACCGCGGATCACTCTGGCGAACTTGCGGCCTGAGCCCGGATCCAAAAAGGAG GACAGACGCAGGGGCCGAGGACAACATGGGGGCAACAGGAGCGGCAGAGGACACAAGGGAGAGCGGCAGAGAGGGAACCGGCCCCGGCTGGGCTTCGAGGGAGGACAGACCCCCTTCTACCTGGTGATCCCCAAATATGGCTTCAATGAAGGACACAG tcGCCGTCCTCAGTACCAGCCTCTGTCTCTGAGACGTCTGCAGTACCTGATTGATTTGGGACGAGTGGACACGACCCAGCCCATAGACCTGACACAGCTGGTCAATGGCAGAGGCGTGACGATACAGCCTCTGAAGAGGGACTATGGAGTCCAGCTTGTTGATGAG GGTGCCAGTAAGTTTGCTGCAAAAATCCACATTGAGGTTCAGAGAGCTTCTGAAGGAGCCATCGCTGCTATCGAGAGGAACGGAGGCGTCATCACGACCAGTTTCTACGACCCTATTAGTCTCG GCATCCTCATCAAGCCGGTGCCGTTCTTCTTGCGTGGGCAGCCTATTCCAAAGCGAATGTTACCGGGACAGGAAATGGTCCAGTACTACATGGATGCTGAGAACCGCGGTTACATGGCGGACCCGGAGAAGATCCAGCAGGCCCGGTTAGCCCTGGCACAGAAGTATGGATATATTTTGCCAGACATTTCAAAGGATGAACTGTATCACATGCTCTCCATGAGGAAGGATGTACGACAGATCTTCTTTGGCCTCGCTCCCGGCTGGGTCGTGAACATGTCGGAGAAGAAGATACTGAAACCCACCGATGAGAAACTGCTTAAATATTACAGTTCATAA